The proteins below come from a single Asanoa ferruginea genomic window:
- a CDS encoding electron transfer flavoprotein subunit beta/FixA family protein produces the protein MNIVVLVKQVPDSGSERNLAGDNTVDRRSANNVINEMDEYAIEEALRIQEAHGGEVTVLSMGPERAAESIRKALSMGPDKAVHVIDDALHGSCAVATSKVLAAALGTLNPDLIIAGAESTDGRVQVLPHMIAERLGVAALTGARKLTVDGGTLTIERQTEEGYEVVTASTPAVVSVWDTINDPRYPSFKGIMAAKKKPVQTLALADLGVDAGEVGFAGATSEVVEHAKRPARSGGQKVTDDGAGGTALVDFLSSEKFV, from the coding sequence ATGAACATCGTCGTCCTCGTCAAGCAGGTGCCTGACTCCGGCTCGGAGCGCAACCTCGCTGGCGACAACACGGTCGACCGCAGGTCGGCCAACAACGTCATCAACGAGATGGACGAATACGCCATCGAGGAGGCGTTGCGGATCCAGGAGGCGCACGGCGGTGAGGTGACGGTCCTGTCGATGGGTCCGGAGCGGGCCGCGGAGTCGATCCGCAAGGCGCTGTCGATGGGCCCCGACAAGGCGGTCCACGTGATCGACGACGCGCTGCACGGTTCGTGCGCGGTGGCCACGTCGAAGGTCCTGGCGGCGGCGCTCGGCACGTTGAACCCCGACCTGATCATCGCTGGCGCGGAGTCGACCGACGGCCGCGTGCAGGTGCTCCCGCACATGATCGCCGAGCGGCTCGGTGTCGCGGCGCTGACCGGCGCGCGCAAGCTCACCGTCGACGGCGGCACGTTGACCATCGAACGGCAGACCGAGGAGGGGTACGAGGTCGTCACGGCCTCGACGCCCGCGGTGGTGTCGGTGTGGGACACGATCAACGACCCTCGCTACCCGTCGTTCAAGGGGATCATGGCGGCGAAGAAGAAGCCGGTGCAGACCCTGGCTCTGGCCGACCTGGGCGTCGACGCAGGCGAGGTGGGCTTCGCGGGCGCGACCTCCGAGGTCGTCGAGCACGCGAAGCGGCCGGCCCGCTCCGGTGGCCAGAAGGTCACCGACGACGGTGCCGGTGGCACGGCGCTGGTCGATTTCCTGTCGTCCGAGAAGTTCGTCTGA
- a CDS encoding electron transfer flavoprotein subunit alpha/FixB family protein → MAEVLVLVEATREHGVKKVTLELLSLARTLGSPSAVVFGATGAAAAMADKLGEYGAEKIYAGEGDDIDGHLVAPKATALADLVKRVQPAAVLLPSTQEGKEIAGRLAVKLDNGLLTDVVELTADGVATQPAFAGQVVVKSRVTRGIPLATIRPNSLTPTPAAATPQVEALEVTVGDADKLAKVVDRVLEQKGSRPELTEASVVVSGGRGVGSGDNFKLVEELADLLGGAVGASRAAVDSGFYPHQFQVGQTGKTVSPQLYVALGISGAIQHRAGMQTSKTIVAVNKDPEAPIFELADFGIVGDLFKVVPQAAEEIRKRK, encoded by the coding sequence ATGGCTGAGGTATTGGTCCTGGTCGAGGCCACCCGCGAGCACGGCGTCAAGAAGGTCACCCTCGAGTTGCTGAGCCTGGCCCGCACGCTCGGCTCGCCGTCCGCCGTGGTGTTCGGCGCCACCGGTGCGGCCGCCGCGATGGCCGACAAGCTGGGTGAATACGGCGCGGAGAAGATCTACGCCGGTGAGGGCGACGACATCGACGGCCACCTGGTGGCGCCGAAGGCGACCGCGCTGGCCGACCTGGTCAAGCGGGTCCAGCCCGCCGCGGTGCTGCTGCCCTCCACGCAGGAGGGCAAGGAGATCGCCGGCCGGCTGGCCGTCAAGCTCGACAACGGCCTGCTCACCGACGTGGTCGAGTTGACCGCCGACGGTGTCGCGACGCAGCCCGCGTTCGCCGGCCAGGTCGTCGTCAAGTCCCGGGTCACCCGGGGCATCCCGCTGGCTACGATCCGCCCCAACTCGCTGACCCCGACCCCGGCGGCGGCGACGCCGCAGGTCGAGGCGCTGGAGGTCACCGTCGGCGACGCCGACAAGCTGGCCAAGGTGGTCGACCGGGTGCTCGAGCAGAAGGGCTCCCGGCCGGAGCTGACCGAGGCGTCGGTCGTCGTCTCCGGTGGCCGCGGCGTCGGCAGCGGCGACAACTTCAAGCTCGTCGAAGAGCTCGCCGACCTGCTCGGCGGTGCCGTCGGCGCGTCCCGGGCGGCGGTCGACTCCGGCTTCTACCCGCACCAGTTCCAGGTCGGTCAGACCGGCAAGACCGTGTCACCGCAGCTCTACGTGGCCCTGGGCATCTCCGGCGCGATCCAGCACCGGGCCGGCATGCAGACCAGCAAGACCATCGTCGCGGTCAACAAGGACCCCGAGGCGCCGATCTTCGAGCTCGCCGACTTCGGCATCGTCGGCGACCTCTTCAAGGTGGTTCCGCAGGCCGCCGAGGAGATCCGCAAGCGCAAGTAG
- a CDS encoding cysteine desulfurase family protein, with amino-acid sequence MAYLDHAATTPMLDEAIEAYAATAREVGNPSSLHAAGRCARRHVEESRERIAAALGARPSEVIFTGGGTEADNLAVKGIFWARRAEQPGRIRVIASSVEHHAVLDSVEWLVRHEGATATWLPVDEAGRLNPATLAEALDDDVALVTAMWANNEVGTLQPITDLAAIASGRRVPFHTDAVQAVGQVPVDFAASGAAALTVTGHKLGGPVGVGALLLGRDVACTPLLHGGGQERDVRSGTLDAPGIVAFAVAVEHAAKTQREYAARVSALRDQLAAGVRQVVPDVIYNGDPVDRLPSNAHFSFPGCEGDALLLLLDAQGVACSTGSACSAGVAQPSHVLIAMGADDDRARSSLRFTLGHTSTQADVDALIAALPATVERARRAGMIKSR; translated from the coding sequence ATGGCATACCTGGATCACGCCGCCACCACGCCGATGCTCGACGAGGCCATTGAGGCCTACGCCGCCACGGCTCGGGAGGTCGGTAACCCTTCGTCGTTGCACGCCGCCGGGCGTTGCGCCCGCCGGCATGTCGAAGAGTCGCGGGAGCGGATCGCGGCCGCCCTCGGCGCCCGCCCGTCTGAGGTGATCTTCACGGGCGGCGGCACCGAAGCCGACAACCTGGCCGTCAAGGGCATCTTCTGGGCACGCCGGGCCGAGCAACCCGGCCGCATCCGGGTGATCGCCAGCTCGGTCGAACACCACGCCGTCCTCGACTCGGTCGAGTGGCTGGTCCGCCACGAGGGCGCGACCGCCACCTGGCTGCCGGTCGACGAGGCGGGCCGGCTTAACCCGGCCACGCTGGCCGAGGCCCTCGACGACGACGTCGCCCTGGTCACCGCGATGTGGGCCAACAACGAGGTCGGCACGCTGCAACCCATCACCGACCTGGCCGCGATCGCGTCCGGCCGGCGGGTCCCGTTCCACACCGACGCGGTGCAGGCGGTCGGCCAGGTGCCGGTCGACTTCGCCGCCAGCGGTGCGGCCGCGCTCACCGTCACCGGCCACAAGCTGGGCGGCCCGGTCGGCGTCGGCGCCCTGCTGCTCGGCCGCGACGTCGCCTGCACACCGCTGCTGCACGGCGGCGGCCAGGAGCGCGACGTGCGGTCCGGCACCCTCGACGCGCCCGGCATCGTCGCGTTCGCGGTCGCCGTCGAACACGCGGCCAAGACCCAGCGCGAATACGCCGCCCGCGTCAGCGCCCTCCGCGACCAACTGGCCGCCGGCGTCCGCCAGGTGGTGCCGGATGTGATCTACAACGGCGACCCGGTCGACCGGCTGCCGAGCAACGCGCACTTCTCCTTCCCCGGCTGCGAGGGCGACGCGCTGCTGCTGCTCCTCGACGCCCAGGGCGTCGCCTGTTCGACCGGTTCGGCCTGCTCGGCCGGGGTGGCCCAGCCGTCGCACGTGCTGATCGCGATGGGTGCCGACGACGACCGGGCCCGCTCGTCGCTGCGTTTCACGCTCGGCCACACCTCCACCCAGGCCGACGTCGACGCGCTGATCGCGGCGCTGCCGGCCACGGTCGAGCGCGCCCGCCGGGCCGGGATGATCAAGTCACGTTGA